TATTTCTTCAGATACACTTAAGATAAGCGTTCCAAATTCCTTTACTCAAGACATCTTAGACAAGCGATACAAAGTTCTAGTTGCAAACTCAATAAAAGCAGTGTGTTCAAAATTATATACAATTGAATTTATCATAATGTCTGATAATTACGATAAGGAAGACGATAAAGCAAATCCTACCAATAATAAAACTTCAAAATCAATTATTGTAAATGATGAAATGTCTTCAACTTTAAATCCCAAGTACACATTTAATTCTTTTGTAATAGGTAACAGTAATAGATTTGCTCATGCAGCATCATTAGCAGTAGCTGAATCTCCTGCAAAAGCTTATAATCCATTATTTATATATGGTGGTGTTGGACTTGGAAAAACTCATCTAATGCATGCTATAGGTCACTATATTTTGGAAGGAAATCCTAATGCAAAAGTTGTTTATGTTTCTTCTGAAAAGTTTACTAATGAATTAATTAATGCTATTAAAGATGATAAAAATGAAGAATTCAGAAATAAATACAGAAATGTTGATATTTTGCTTATAGATGACATTCAATTTATTGCTGGAAAAGAACGTACTCAGGAAGAATTTTTCCATACCTTTAATGCACTACATGATGCTAATAAACAAATTATATTATCATCAGATAGACCACCAAAAGAAATTCCAACATTAGAAGACAGATTGCGTTCTAGATTTGAATGGGGATTAATCGCAGATATTCAAGTTCCAGATTTTGAAACTAGGATGGCGATTTTAAAAAAGAAAGCTGATGTTGAAAACTTAAATGTAGCTAATGAAGTAATGGGCTATATTGCTACAAAAATAAAATCAAATATAAGGGAACTTGAAGGAGCATTAATAAGAATAATTGCATATTCTTCACTAACAAATAGAGAAGTTACTGTGGATTTAGCTTCTGAAGCTCTAAAAGATATAATATCTAAAAAACAAGGAAAACATGTAACTATTGATTTAATTCAAGATGTAGTATCTAGTTACTTTAATTTACGTGTAGAAGATTTAAAATCACAGAGAAGAACTAGAAATGTTGCATATCCAAGACAAATTGCAATGTATTTAAGCAGAAAATTAACAGATATGTCTTTACCCAAAATAGGAGAAGAATTTGGTGGACGAGATCATACCACAGTAATACACGCATATGAAAAAATATCTGAAAACTTAAAAACAGATGATTCATTACAACACACTGTTAATGATATCACAAAAAAGCTGACTCAAAATTAATCCACATCTGTATATAATAATTCAATCATAACTTGTGGATAATATTTTTGTGGCAATAATATTATGTAACTTGTGGATAACCAGTTGAATTTGTTACTGATTTATCCACAATATTTTTGAATGCAATTTTGTTGATATAACAAGGTTAGAACTAGTTATCAACAAATTAACAGCCCCTACTACTATTATTACTATAAAAATATTAATCTATATCTATTTATTATCTTTAAATTTCATGTTAATAAATAAGGAGGATTCAAAATGATTTTTACATGTGAAAAGCAAAAAATATTAGAAGGTATTTCTATCGTACAAAAGGCTATAACAGGCAAATCAACTATGCCTATACTAGAAGGAATATATATAAAAGCCAAAGGATCAACATTAACACTTATTGCTTCAGATATGGATGTTAGTATTCAAACATTAGTAGATGCAACAGTTATAGAAGAAGGTAGCATTGTTATTGATGCTAAAATATTTGGAGAAATAATAAGGAAATTACCAAATTCAAGCATAAAAATTGAGATTATTGAAAATCAATTACTAAAAATTACTTGTGAAAAATCTGTATTTGACGTAGTTTATATGAATTCAAATGAATTTCCAGAATTACCTCAAATAAATGAGCAATTAAAAATATCAGTAAATCAAAATATCTTAAAAAACATGATAAAAGGTACATCTTTTGCTATTGCGCAAGAAGAAACTAGACCTATACTTCAAGGAATTTTATTTGAAGTACAGAATAAAACATTAAATTTAGTAGCTCTTGATGGGTATAGACTAGCTATAAAAAGTGAGTTTTTAGATAATGATATGGATATAGACGTTGTTATCCCTGGGAAAACATTGATTGAAGTATCTAAGATATTAGAAGATATTGATGAGATTGTAGATATAACATTTACAAATAATCATATACTATTTAATTTGGAAAAAACTAAAATAATATCTAGACTATTAGAAGGTAAATTTATTAATTATAATTCTTTATTACCACAAGAACATAAATTATTTGTAAATGTAAATAGGCAAGAATTACAGAATGCAATAGAAAGAGCATCTTTAATGGCCAAGGATGGCAATACTAATTTAATAAGACTAGATATACAGCAAGATAATCTAATAATAACATCTAATTCTCAATTGGGAAAAGTACGAGAAGAAATATCGATAAAATTGCAAGGAGAAGGAATTCAAATTGCATTTAATTCGAAATACTTATTGGATGTATTAAAAAACATGGAACAAAATGAAGTTGTTATGAAAATGACATCAGGAATAAGTCCATGCGTAATTGAAGAAGAAAATAATGAAAATGCTAAATATTTAGTATTACCTGTAAGATTAATGAGATAGGAGGATAAATATTATTATTAATATTTATACAATAAAATGAATAAAGTAAAAATTGATACTGAAAATATAAAATTAGATGCCTTTTTAAAATGGGCTGGGATAGCTTCTTCTGGGTCAGAAGCTAAATTTTATATACAAGATGGATTAGTAAAGGTTAATCAAGAGATTTGCATTCAAAGAGGAAAAAAATTAAAAATTGGAGATGTAATAACTTTTGATGACTCAGATTATGAAATTATATGAGATGATTATTAAAAATAATAAATAAACTGTTATTTTATTATATATGATATAATTATTATAGGTGTATTTTTATGTATGTTAAAAACATAAGTTTGCTTAATTATCGAAATTATGAAAATCTAAATATACAATTAATTAAAAATGTTAATGTTTTTGTAGGTGACAATGCTCAAGGAAAAACTAACATTTTGGAAGCTATTTATTATAGTGCATTTGCAAAATCACATAGAACTTCAAAAGATAAGGAACTGATAAATTGGAAGAAGGATAACGCTTATATTAGTTTACTTGTAGGAAAGAATAGATTAGATAAAAAAATAGATATAAACATTTTAAGAGATGGAAAAAAGGCTATTAAAGTAAATAATATTAAAGTAAATAAGATAGGTGAATTATTTGGAACCTTTAACGTTGTAATGTTTTCTCCAGAAGATTTAAAAGTAATAAAGGAATCTCCTACTATTAGAAGACGAATGCTAGATATGGAGTTATCTCAAATTAATCCAAAATATTATTTTAATTTAGTTCAATATAATAAAGTATTAAATGAGCGTAATATTATATTAAAAAGTAAAATATTTAATCAAGATATTTTAGAAGTATATGATATGCAATTAATTGAATATGCTGATTATATTGTTTCAAAAAGGTTAGAATATATAGATAAGATAAACTTTTTTGGTGATGAAATCCATAAAGAAATAACATCTAGTAAGGAAAAAATTGAATTTAAATATAATTGTACTGTGAATTTGGAGAACTTTAAGGATAATTATTTACAAAAACTAAAAGCTAATGTTTTAAAAGACAGGGAAAGAGGATTAACTTCAGTAGGTCCTCATAGAGATGACTTTAGTGTATTTATAAATTCCATAGATACCAAAATATTTGGATCTCAAGGTCAACAAAGAACATCAATTTTAACTATGAAGTTTTCATCTTTAAAAATAATAAAACAAATAACTGGAGAATATCCAGTCTTATTATTAGATGATGTTCTATCTGAACTTGATTCAAGTAGAAAGAGATATATACTAAGTTCAATAAATGATATACAGACAGTAATCACATGTACTGGTGTCGAAGATTTAAATGATTATTTAGATGAAAAAGTTAAGATTTTTACAGTATCAAATGGTAAAGTTTTAAATTAAAGGAGGAATATTTAGTGTTTTTACATTTGGGTGAAAATGTTGTAGTTCCTATTAAAGATATAATTGGAATATTCGATCTTCAAAATACAATGTATAGCTCTGATACAATACAATTTTTGAGATTAGCAGAAGAAGATGGTTTTGTAGAACGCATTACTGATGAAACACCAAAATCATTTATTATTGCAGAAGTTGATAATAAGAGTAAGATATACCTTTCACCAATTTCATCAACAACATTAACAAAAAGAACTGATATAGAATATAGTTCTTAATTTTATAATTAATAATAATTTTAATATTTATTAAGTTTAGGAGGAGTCTGATTTGGAACAAAATAATAATAAGTATGATGAAAATCAGATACAAGTTCTTGAAGGATTAGAAGCAGTAAGAAAAAGACCAGGTATGTATATTGGAAGTACTAGTTCAAGAGGGCTTCATCATTTAGTTTACGAAATAGTTGATAATAGTATTGACGAAGCATTGGCAGGATTTTGTAAGAAAATAGAAGTCAACATTAACGAAGACAATTCAATTACAGTAAGCGATGATGGTAGAGGAATGCCAGTTGGGATGCACCCTAAAATGGGTAAATCTACAGTTGAAGTTATAATGACAATATTACATGCTGGTGGTAAATTTGGCGGTGGTGGATATAAGGTTTCTGGAGGACTTCATGGGGTTGGTGCATCTGTAGTTAATGCTCTTTCAGAAGATTGTACAGTTACAGT
The window above is part of the Clostridium saccharoperbutylacetonicum N1-4(HMT) genome. Proteins encoded here:
- the dnaA gene encoding chromosomal replication initiator protein DnaA, which gives rise to MDADLKNLWDKTLDIIKSELSEVSFNTWIKSCEPLSISSDTLKISVPNSFTQDILDKRYKVLVANSIKAVCSKLYTIEFIIMSDNYDKEDDKANPTNNKTSKSIIVNDEMSSTLNPKYTFNSFVIGNSNRFAHAASLAVAESPAKAYNPLFIYGGVGLGKTHLMHAIGHYILEGNPNAKVVYVSSEKFTNELINAIKDDKNEEFRNKYRNVDILLIDDIQFIAGKERTQEEFFHTFNALHDANKQIILSSDRPPKEIPTLEDRLRSRFEWGLIADIQVPDFETRMAILKKKADVENLNVANEVMGYIATKIKSNIRELEGALIRIIAYSSLTNREVTVDLASEALKDIISKKQGKHVTIDLIQDVVSSYFNLRVEDLKSQRRTRNVAYPRQIAMYLSRKLTDMSLPKIGEEFGGRDHTTVIHAYEKISENLKTDDSLQHTVNDITKKLTQN
- the dnaN gene encoding DNA polymerase III subunit beta; the encoded protein is MIFTCEKQKILEGISIVQKAITGKSTMPILEGIYIKAKGSTLTLIASDMDVSIQTLVDATVIEEGSIVIDAKIFGEIIRKLPNSSIKIEIIENQLLKITCEKSVFDVVYMNSNEFPELPQINEQLKISVNQNILKNMIKGTSFAIAQEETRPILQGILFEVQNKTLNLVALDGYRLAIKSEFLDNDMDIDVVIPGKTLIEVSKILEDIDEIVDITFTNNHILFNLEKTKIISRLLEGKFINYNSLLPQEHKLFVNVNRQELQNAIERASLMAKDGNTNLIRLDIQQDNLIITSNSQLGKVREEISIKLQGEGIQIAFNSKYLLDVLKNMEQNEVVMKMTSGISPCVIEEENNENAKYLVLPVRLMR
- a CDS encoding RNA-binding S4 domain-containing protein produces the protein MNKVKIDTENIKLDAFLKWAGIASSGSEAKFYIQDGLVKVNQEICIQRGKKLKIGDVITFDDSDYEII
- the recF gene encoding DNA replication/repair protein RecF (All proteins in this family for which functions are known are DNA-binding proteins that assist the filamentation of RecA onto DNA for the initiation of recombination or recombinational repair.), producing the protein MYVKNISLLNYRNYENLNIQLIKNVNVFVGDNAQGKTNILEAIYYSAFAKSHRTSKDKELINWKKDNAYISLLVGKNRLDKKIDINILRDGKKAIKVNNIKVNKIGELFGTFNVVMFSPEDLKVIKESPTIRRRMLDMELSQINPKYYFNLVQYNKVLNERNIILKSKIFNQDILEVYDMQLIEYADYIVSKRLEYIDKINFFGDEIHKEITSSKEKIEFKYNCTVNLENFKDNYLQKLKANVLKDRERGLTSVGPHRDDFSVFINSIDTKIFGSQGQQRTSILTMKFSSLKIIKQITGEYPVLLLDDVLSELDSSRKRYILSSINDIQTVITCTGVEDLNDYLDEKVKIFTVSNGKVLN
- the remB gene encoding extracellular matrix regulator RemB, producing MFLHLGENVVVPIKDIIGIFDLQNTMYSSDTIQFLRLAEEDGFVERITDETPKSFIIAEVDNKSKIYLSPISSTTLTKRTDIEYSS